The following coding sequences lie in one Euhalothece natronophila Z-M001 genomic window:
- a CDS encoding VOC family protein gives MNETDIKHIDHIALTVSDPQKSVIWYQEVLGMEQCFMHGLEGPPFLLRAGQTYLNLFPADTDKPGKTPNHDTIAMRHFAFKITPEQYELIKEMLEGKGLAPELFDYGPFCRSIFIKDPDGHVIELIAYNPEDVFISQ, from the coding sequence ATGAATGAAACTGATATCAAGCACATTGACCATATAGCCTTAACTGTTTCCGATCCCCAAAAATCAGTAATTTGGTATCAAGAAGTTTTAGGGATGGAACAATGTTTTATGCACGGTTTAGAAGGCCCCCCTTTCCTATTACGAGCAGGACAAACTTATCTCAATCTGTTTCCGGCTGATACAGATAAACCGGGCAAAACGCCCAATCACGATACCATCGCCATGCGTCATTTTGCCTTTAAAATAACTCCCGAGCAATATGAACTAATTAAGGAAATGTTAGAAGGCAAAGGGCTGGCTCCAGAGCTTTTTGACTATGGGCCTTTCTGTCGATCAATCTTTATCAAAGATCCTGATGGTCATGTTATTGAATTAATTGCCTATAATCCAGAAGACGTATTTATTTCACAATAG
- a CDS encoding MFS transporter: MTKNSPQEPRVSPLVFVILTILIEVIGSGLVAPLIPYIVDEFSSDALTVSLLASSYAGAQFLAAPILGTISDRVGRRPVLLVCTFNTALAFFIFGLAQALWIMFLAQIINGLTAGVVTTAQGYLADISNSKEERTKSFGLIGAAAGIGFILGPALGATLAGVNLRLPVLVAGSLALANFVMGYFTLKESLKEPIKTPLTVRSFSTFAQLRDLMERSHLRYLFSGYFLFYLGFAGLTSIFVVFVRDEFSWGPAEAAGVLVWVGVITTLVQGGLIGKLVLRFSNDRLVIVGLTGIVIALIGICFIPRGIYLYGTQTLFAFSVGLASPTLRGTIANGVPDSEQGKVSGGSQSIVSLAQIIGPIVAGGAYDYLNSNFSFGLQAFLVGLALVCFLKSLSSRPSSSTPIVK; encoded by the coding sequence ATGACAAAAAACTCTCCTCAAGAACCTAGGGTTTCCCCACTAGTATTTGTGATTCTTACCATTTTAATTGAAGTGATCGGAAGTGGCTTAGTCGCACCTTTAATTCCCTATATTGTTGATGAATTCAGCTCGGATGCGCTAACCGTGAGCCTACTGGCTTCAAGCTATGCTGGTGCTCAATTTCTTGCAGCTCCTATCTTAGGAACTATATCTGATCGAGTGGGTCGTCGTCCCGTTTTGCTAGTTTGTACTTTCAATACGGCTCTTGCTTTCTTTATATTTGGCTTGGCTCAAGCGTTGTGGATCATGTTTCTGGCTCAAATTATCAATGGTCTTACTGCAGGGGTCGTGACGACTGCCCAAGGTTATCTTGCAGATATTTCTAACTCAAAGGAAGAGCGCACTAAAAGCTTTGGATTAATTGGGGCGGCTGCAGGAATTGGATTTATCTTAGGACCAGCTTTGGGAGCTACCCTAGCAGGAGTTAATTTACGCTTACCAGTGCTGGTAGCAGGAAGCCTTGCCCTCGCTAACTTTGTTATGGGATATTTTACTCTCAAGGAATCTTTAAAAGAACCTATTAAAACTCCCCTAACAGTTAGATCCTTTTCCACGTTTGCTCAACTTCGAGATTTAATGGAACGTTCTCATCTCCGCTATCTCTTTTCAGGATATTTTCTATTTTATTTAGGTTTTGCTGGACTTACGAGTATCTTCGTGGTTTTTGTGCGAGATGAGTTTTCTTGGGGACCAGCTGAAGCTGCGGGGGTTTTAGTTTGGGTGGGAGTGATCACCACTTTAGTACAAGGCGGTTTAATTGGTAAACTAGTACTTCGCTTTAGCAATGATCGTCTGGTGATAGTGGGCTTAACCGGCATCGTCATCGCTCTGATTGGCATCTGCTTTATCCCCCGAGGAATTTATTTGTATGGAACACAAACCCTTTTTGCTTTCAGTGTTGGGCTAGCTTCTCCTACCTTACGAGGGACAATAGCTAATGGAGTTCCTGATAGTGAACAAGGTAAAGTCAGTGGCGGGTCTCAATCTATAGTTAGTCTTGCCCAAATTATTGGACCCATTGTAGCTGGGGGAGCTTACGATTACTTAAATAGTAATTTCTCTTTTGGCTTGCAAGCATTTTTAGTGGGCTTGGCTTTGGTGTGCTTCTTAAAAAGCCTTAGCTCTCGTCCCTCCTCTTCAACTCCTATTGTGAAATAA
- a CDS encoding cyclic nucleotide-binding domain-containing protein, whose protein sequence is METKTFEAGDVVFQEGDPSNYAYIIRKGKVEVIREHLGQTVQLNTLGRGEIFGELGVIDSQPRSATVRVLEPVTLSVLSNDEILDMVYDSPEKSLILIRSAFDRLRNMYAEKEESNKDINRDLESFQEEMSQAIRQAIRDHEEGVMKSHVGILPIVGALLITVLVGGSIFFKSQILEFVSHTF, encoded by the coding sequence ATGGAAACTAAAACCTTTGAAGCCGGTGATGTTGTCTTCCAAGAAGGAGATCCTAGTAATTATGCGTACATCATCCGTAAAGGAAAGGTAGAGGTCATTCGCGAGCATCTTGGTCAAACTGTTCAACTTAACACCCTTGGTCGTGGGGAAATATTTGGTGAGCTGGGAGTGATTGATTCTCAACCGAGATCAGCTACAGTAAGGGTTCTAGAACCTGTAACTTTGTCAGTTTTATCAAATGATGAAATTCTTGACATGGTCTATGACAGTCCTGAGAAAAGTTTAATTTTAATCCGTAGCGCTTTTGATCGTCTTCGTAATATGTATGCGGAAAAAGAAGAATCTAATAAGGACATTAATCGTGATCTAGAATCTTTTCAGGAGGAAATGTCTCAAGCCATCCGTCAAGCAATTCGTGACCATGAAGAAGGAGTCATGAAAAGTCATGTGGGAATTTTGCCCATTGTCGGAGCTTTACTAATTACTGTTTTAGTAGGTGGCTCTATTTTCTTTAAGTCCCAAATTCTTGAGTTTGTTAGTCATACATTCTAA
- a CDS encoding cyclic nucleotide-binding domain-containing protein — protein MPDILREQLTEDDIDWLVSVGEQITVSSTDTLVEQNEPLNQLYILLEGELKSLIKDNEESTLGRAYSALISETNAEQELFSYQSGDIIGEGTLFWISTSPVTIQAKTDSIVLIVPCESLKNHLKNNPNFAVRFYRAIALLLLNRYEFLLKKCLNHRKKLQISPFQDGTILFHELYDNDIDWIVTQGDVQRYEAGQLIIPANQPTENLYLVLKGLLSLNITEKKANTLNEVFEKLSNSESKSETPPSKEVEYATPGEVVGETALVDSYLPKLTVTALEDSILLAIPRQKLLANLEQNIEMSSRFYRILTTLLSIRLTRLISRLGYGKDLGNTAQLLSSNQFDLEAIDPPNQNSSRFDSILKKLNV, from the coding sequence ATGCCAGACATATTACGAGAGCAATTAACAGAAGATGACATTGATTGGCTGGTATCTGTTGGTGAACAAATAACAGTTTCGTCAACGGATACTTTAGTTGAGCAAAATGAACCTTTAAATCAACTATATATCCTTCTTGAAGGTGAACTGAAATCGCTGATTAAGGATAATGAAGAAAGTACCTTAGGACGAGCTTACTCTGCACTCATTAGTGAGACTAATGCAGAACAAGAACTTTTTTCTTATCAGTCGGGTGACATTATTGGGGAAGGAACTCTCTTTTGGATAAGTACTTCACCAGTAACCATTCAAGCAAAAACTGATTCCATTGTTTTGATAGTTCCTTGTGAATCCTTAAAAAATCATCTAAAGAATAATCCTAATTTTGCAGTTCGTTTTTACCGCGCGATCGCGCTTTTACTGCTCAATCGCTATGAGTTTCTTTTAAAGAAGTGTCTCAATCATCGTAAAAAATTGCAAATTTCTCCCTTCCAAGATGGCACAATCCTCTTTCATGAACTGTATGACAATGACATTGACTGGATAGTTACTCAAGGGGACGTGCAACGCTACGAAGCAGGGCAATTAATTATACCAGCTAACCAACCCACTGAGAACCTCTACCTTGTACTTAAAGGATTACTTTCCCTGAATATCACTGAGAAAAAAGCTAATACCTTAAACGAAGTATTTGAGAAGTTAAGCAACTCAGAATCAAAGAGTGAAACTCCTCCAAGTAAGGAAGTTGAATATGCAACTCCCGGAGAAGTAGTGGGTGAAACTGCCTTAGTGGATTCTTATCTCCCTAAATTAACTGTTACTGCTTTGGAAGATTCCATATTGCTAGCAATTCCTCGTCAAAAACTCTTAGCTAATTTAGAACAAAATATCGAGATGAGCAGTCGCTTTTATCGAATCCTGACAACTTTACTGTCTATACGTTTGACCCGTTTAATTAGTCGCTTAGGCTATGGAAAGGATTTAGGGAATACTGCACAATTACTATCTTCAAATCAATTTGATTTAGAAGCAATTGATCCCCCTAACCAAAATAGTAGCCGTTTTGATTCTATATTGAAAAAACTAAACGTATGA
- a CDS encoding MinD/ParA family ATP-binding protein, producing MSQIISIHSYRGGTGKSNVTANLAAMLTKQGNRVAVVDTDIQSPGIHVLFGFEKDDVTTSLNDYVWGKLPISQVAYDVTTTLGDGFNQGEGKLFLIPSSSNTEDIAQVLRNGYDIEYLSEGLQSLAEELTLDYLLLDTHPGLNEETLLSITISDILILILRPDRQDYQGTAVTVEVSRKLQIPKMLLLVNKAPTAFDSEQLKSKIEEIYDVEVAGVLPHSDEMMILASGGLFTVQYPDHHLTQVFNGVTQKM from the coding sequence ATGTCGCAAATTATATCAATTCATTCTTACCGTGGTGGAACTGGCAAATCTAATGTAACCGCCAATCTGGCAGCCATGCTTACTAAACAAGGAAATCGGGTGGCAGTGGTTGACACAGATATTCAATCTCCCGGTATTCACGTACTATTTGGGTTCGAGAAAGATGATGTCACTACATCTCTCAATGATTATGTTTGGGGGAAACTCCCGATTTCACAGGTTGCTTACGATGTAACTACGACTTTAGGAGATGGCTTTAATCAAGGAGAGGGTAAGCTTTTTTTAATTCCTTCTAGTAGTAATACTGAGGATATTGCCCAAGTTTTGCGAAATGGCTATGATATTGAATATTTAAGCGAAGGATTACAATCTTTAGCAGAGGAATTGACACTGGACTACTTGCTCTTAGATACTCATCCTGGGCTAAATGAAGAGACTTTACTTTCAATCACTATTTCTGATATTTTAATTCTTATTTTACGCCCGGATCGGCAGGACTATCAAGGAACAGCAGTTACTGTAGAAGTCTCTCGTAAACTGCAAATTCCAAAAATGTTGCTATTAGTCAATAAAGCGCCAACTGCGTTTGATAGTGAGCAACTAAAGTCTAAAATTGAGGAAATTTATGATGTAGAAGTAGCAGGGGTTTTGCCACATTCAGATGAAATGATGATTTTGGCAAGTGGAGGCTTATTTACAGTCCAGTATCCTGATCACCATTTAACGCAAGTGTTTAATGGTGTTACTCAAAAAATGTGA